One part of the Homo sapiens chromosome 19, GRCh38.p14 Primary Assembly genome encodes these proteins:
- the LOC107987269 gene encoding uncharacterized protein LOC107987269, whose translation MLGGGAAGARALVAHVLMRPSFPFSVVHVYCTECFTWHFTGSTALKRGSRCPHAPDETEGTAAPVSRRLPPPTSQASSVILAPLPQGTNAQFLGCKGLCPSPPAGPSEHTRKDGGRCLDTQDMAAFCWDSHLPFRKKGAAPAPGCGDRIDTVPTSATPNGRTPGRGALLAAPILSQPCHFQSCQHPSQTGTSIPWHRLPPSHVGSVLLQSQQMEGLRLTEKPLTQSHMERKTRTRTPHPQETHSASMKWLRPSLTSPRPAPIGRLHCRSGHFLLGRRRRRRLKLWRGKKSYWRLATLPAPHPTPLRQRPLPHGSRPNFSPTSATREIPFYPLRPSGPLCPSPGRSGPCEPLYLWNPLGPRLRDSCPPPPR comes from the exons ATGCTGGGAGGAGGTGCCGCAGGTGCCCGAGCCCTCGTGGCTCATGTCCTGATGCgtccctcctttcccttctcagtGGTCCACGTCTACTGTACTGAGTGCTTTACATGGCATTTCACTGGGTCCACAGCCTTAAAAAGAGGGAGCAGGTGTCCACATGCTCCAGATGAGACGGAGGGGACCGCTGCTCCTGTCTCGAGGAGGCTTCCACCACCTACCAGCCAGGCGTCCTCGGTAATCCTAGCACCTCTGCCACAGGGCACTAATGCCCAGTTCCTGGGTTGTAAAGGGCTGTGCCCCAGtcccccagcaggccccagtgaACATACGAGAAAGGATGGAGGCCGCTGTCTGGACACTCAGGACATGGCAGCGTTTTGCTGGGACAGTCATCTGCCCTTCAGGAAAAAGGGTGCAG ccccagCCCCCGGATGTGGTGACAGAATCGATACTGTACCGACCTCAGCTACCCCCAACGGCCGTACACCAGGAAGAGGGGCTCTTCTGGCAGCCCCCATCCTCAGCCAGCCCTGCCATTTCCAGTCCTGCCAGCATCCCAGCCAGACAG GCACCAGTATACCATGGCATCGGCTCCCACCATCCCATGTGGGGTCAGTCCTATTACAGTCCCAACAGATGGAGGGACTGAGGCTCACAGAGAAGCCACTCACCCAAAGTCACATGGAGAGAAAGACACGCACACGTACTCCACATCCCCAGGAGACACACTCTGCATCTATGAAGTG GCTCCGCCCCTCTCTGACGTCGCCGAGGCCCGCGCCGATTGGTCGACTGCACTGTCGCTCCGGACACTTCCTCctgggccgccgccgccgccgccgactTAAACTTTGGAGGGGGAAAAAGAGCTACTGGCGCCTGGCGaccctccctgccccccacccaacCCCGCTCCGGCAACGCCCCCTTCCTCACGGCTCCCGACCGAACTTTTCTCCAACTTCTGCGACTCGTGAGATTCCCTTCTACCCACTCCGGCCCTCGGGACCCCTCTGCCCATCCCCTGGCCGGTCGGGTCCCTGCGAACCCCTTTATCTCTGGAATCCACTCGGTCCCCGACTCAGAGActcctgccctccacccccaAGGTGA